The following nucleotide sequence is from Sulfurospirillum tamanense.
AGTTTTCGTGCCCACAAAACGAGCATTGGAAAAAATGCCACAATCACGTAAAACCACACGTACACACCTGCAACATAATACGCCGCCACGGGAATAATGAGAAAAAAGACGTGCCATTGGGGCTTGTGAAAATGAAAAACAACGCGCTTAACACGGTAGTGGTACCACTGAAGTGCGGTTGCAAGGTAATACCCAAGCCCCATTACAAATACAAGGTGCAACCCAAGCCATACCAACGCCATCATCACGCCTCCTTCAACGCGCGCTCAATGCGTGCGCCATGCAAAATAAAGAAAAAATGGTCCCCTTGTAAAGGGTAAAACGTAGCATTTGGAATCAACCGCGCAATCTCTTCGCCGCTTTGTAATGGCGTAGTCTTGTCTTCTTCACCCCAACACACTAACGCCCGCCCTTTGTACGCAGCAAAAACCTCGCGCATGTCTTCGTTGACCACCTTTTTAAGGGTTTCGTACATCACCGGCGCCATGCCCTGCACGTCTTTGGTGGCAAACAGGCGGTAAAAACGCCCAAATCCTAGGCGTTTTAAAAACTTAAATAGAGCGATTTTTACTCGCACACCTAAAGGTTTGGGCGGCACAATCCCTGCACTGCTTAAAAGCACCAAGGTTGAAGGGTTGAGCAAAGTGGCGACTTTACCCCCAAAAGAGTGGCCCACCATTATCTCAGGCGTTACATGTAACGCCTCTAAAAACGCCCTCACAACCGCTGCGTATTCCAAAGAAACCAACGGTACATGTAACGAAGACGCACCAAAACCTGGTAAATCAATGTAAAGGTGTTGGTACTCTTTAAACACGCCACCAAAGGCTTTTTTCATAATCTCTTTATTGGCTCCCCAACCGTGCAAAAACACAATGGTTTGCGCTTGCTCGGGGTGAAGAATTTCATACCCAATCTCATAGTCCACTCCGTTTACATGTAAGGCCCGTTTTGCCATCTCATGCTCGCTTGGTTTTGGCGTAGATTCTCTCTAAAATCTCCACGGCTTCTTGCATACGTTCGTACTCTTGCATGTTTAAAAGCACGGCTTCAAAACGGTTGTTTTTGACAATGATGGCGCGTTTGCGCTTGCCTTCACTGACTTCTGAGACAATCGCGCTAAAATTGCGCACCATTTGGGTTGCTGTGTACATCTCTTCTTGTGAATAGGCGCCCATGGCTCTTCTTTGTGTAAAATTTTATGTAAAATCATAGCAGGAGAGGGCTTATAGGGAACTTGGAGAGGGTGTTAGGCCGATACGCTAACACCTCAAAAAAGTGCTAAAGTTTCCCTTTAGCAGCATGAATAGAGTGAATGTACTGATACGACACTGTGGCTTCTTTTGGCGCAGGAAGAGCCTTAGCCAAGCGGTGCACAAGGCCATCAAAGTCTTGAAAAAGGTAGTTTGCCATACTGCCAGGATTGGGGTTGATTTCATTTAAAACCACCTCTCCTTTAACCATGAAAAAATCGCATCGAATCAACGCCCCTTGAAATAAAGGCATGTAAAGAGCCTCAAAGGCTTCTTTTAGGCATTTTTCTTCAGAGGGTTCAAGTATGGCTTTGGAGACCGTAGCGGTGCGTGAAAAGTCCAAATACTTTTTATCAAAGTCCAACAATTCCCCTTTTTGCGGAGCTTCAATGATAGAAAATTCCACACCTTGTGTGGTAAAACATCCTGCAAGGTTGTACTCCCTCACCCCCTCCACAAAGGGCTCAACAATGACCGTGTCGTCGTACTCAAAAGCCACATCTAGGGCGTATTCAAGGGTTTTTTCACTACGCACCACGCTCACGCCAATGGAACTGCCAAGACGTAAAGGTTTAATAATGAGCGGATACGCAAGGCTTGGGGTACGCTGCTGGGGCGTGAGTAGTTCGTAAGGCAAGGTCTTTACCCCGCACGCTTCCGCCAAATGCTTCGTCCAAAGTTTACTATAACTGAGCACCGACGCTTCTAGGCGTGGTCCAATGAAAGGCACACCAAAAAACGAAAACAATCCCGCCAGTTTGCCATCTTCTCCATCGGCCCCGTGAATGAGGTTTAGCACCACGTCGCAAAAGATTTTTTTTGAACCAAACAATCCTTTACATGTAAAGCCACCTTGTTCTAGGGTGAGCTTGGGGTCTTTTTTGTAACTTCCATCCGAAAAACGTTTGGCGTTGATGGATTCGGCTGGAATCAAATAAAACTCACGGTTTGCGTCACAAAAAATATAAATCAGTTTACATGTAAGCACTTTTTTAAGTGCAATAGCACTGACAATGCTAATCTCATGCTCGTAACTTTTCCCGCCAAATACAATTCCTACTTCCACACACTTCCTTTAGCTTAATTTTTTAAGTGCTTCTTTAATGAGCCCTGCCGTGTCCCCTGCGGTGCAGGTACTGAGGACTTTTTGAATGCGGTCTTTTTTGAACCCAAGGCTCTCAAGAGCCAAAGAGGCTTCGTGCCCCACGCCAACACTTTCTTCCCCGTGCAATGAAAAATCGCTCAATTCTACCAAGATGCGTTTTGCACTCTTTGGGCCGATACCAGGCACCATCTTAAACGCGTCCACGTTCCCATGAATTAGCGCTTCGGCAAACCCTTTGGGCGTAAGCGTAGAACACACTGCCATGGCGATAGAAGGGCCAATACCACTGAGCTTGACCAAGGTTTCAAACATCCGTTGCTCATCCAGTGAAGCAAACCCAAAAAGCAACTGGGCATCTTCGCGAAAAACTTGGGTCGTATGTAATGAAACCGTGCCAGAAGTTGCCAAAGTAGCACTGGTGTAAAGGGAAACGGCCACTTTATACGTGATGCCCGCAACAGTTTTAAGGTGCACATAAGTAGGTTCTTTGCGTACAACAACGCCCTCTAATGCAACAATCATCGGTCTATCTGGCTTGAACGGTTGATTTTGAATTTATCATCTGAAGTTTGCACAAGTGTAATCATCTTGGAGATTTCATGATTTTTAGTGTTGTACTCCACCTCAATAGCAGGAGAAATAAGCCTAAACTTAATCTCATTGTACTCTTTCCACGGGGAGTGATTGATGATTTTAGCAGAAAAGATTTTGGACTGCATTTGGTTGAGTTCTTCTTTGTAATCATTGAGTTGAAATTTGTAATCTTTCATGGCTTTGAGCATCAAGTTGTACTCGTTCACTAGCTGCTGATAGTCTTTGAGTTTTCCCATAAACGTCGCAGGTGGCTTTTGCCCTTCGGCTTTAAGCTCTTCGATTTTTGCCTTAATCATCTCGACAGATTGCTTGTTTTTATCGATGATATTTTTTTTGTTTTCTAACTGTTTTGGCATGCTATCAAGGCTTTTTCGGGCTTTTTCAATCTTTTCTGTTAGCGAAGCGGTTTCTGCTTTAAAGGTCATGGCACTTGCGGGGTCTACAAGAAATTTATTGTTACTCCCTTTTAATTCTTGGATCTCTATCAATTCTGATGTTGTAATTTGGGCATTAGAAGAGAGGCTTTCAATGTAGATTTGTCGCGCAATAATCTCTCCACCAATCACCGATTTGACACGCACAACATCGGCAATCACTTTGCCGCCCTCCAAGCGATCAATGGTTGCTTCAGTGGCCTCAAGAGTACCCCGATGCACAGAAATAGTAGCTGTGTCTGCCCAAACCGTCGATGTCATGTGAGTTTGTCCCCCAATGCGCACCTTTCTGGCGCGAACATTTGCCTGACTCCCCACATTGCCATCCACATTAATCTCCGTACTTTCTACGCTCATTCCTGTTCCGATGGCATCCTTAAAAGCGTCGGTTTCTTTGATATTGATAGTAACATTTCCATCCAACCCCGCTTCGATGGAGCCCGTGGTTTTAAAATTAATCTCATCAAGTTCCATTTGGTCTTGAATGTCATACGTTCCGCCTGATTCTTTCACGTACCCGCTGCATTTGGCAATGTAGCGAATGGTTTTGTCGTCTTCTTTTTTAATAATATTTTCAGTGACGTTAATGGCTGTCTGATTAGTGATTTTCGGTTCTCCAACAGGTAAATAAATCCCTCGACATGTTTTCCCCGGTGCGCCTTCTTGAGGTTTTACGTATTCCAAAACCACTTCGCCCTCACCCACAGCCTCCAGATAACCTCTACGTGAGTAATCTACTCTGCCTTGTTTGTCTTCAGCATTAACTTTTTTCTTGTAATGCACGATGAGTGCATCATTGACGGGCAACACAGGGTCAATACCTTCCATTACTACAAAGGTGCTGTCTTTTTCAACGATATTATTAATGCGAACCGAAGCGGCAATTTTTTTAACCTCTTGGCGCATAATCCCCTCGCGAATACCGACAAGAATTTTTGCTTTGATTTTCTTCTTGTTGATTGCCTCAAGAAGCGAAGGCTCAAACTGAGAACTGTAACGGATATTGACGCTTTTTTTAATAGTGACAACGGTTTTAGTAAGGTTTTTATTGGCACCCAAGGAAAGCGGGGGAAGCACAGTAACGGGTTCTTGCTGGGCTCGTAGGTCAAAAATTTCAACCTTAAAGTGTTGTTCAATCTTTAGTTCAGGGTTGAGAAAAAAATCATCTTCATCAAACATAGACAACGCTTCTTCGCTAGCCTCTTGCCACTCTTCTTGTTCACCTTGACGATAAAGGGTTGTGATTTTTAGAATTTTAAAATCCACAACATCCAATTCAACATTATTGGCAGTGGCAACACTTTTTAGTTCTTTGGCAACATCTTGCGTATCAATAATCATGGGAGAAAATGTCACAGGAGTGACTTCTTTTTTATTTTCTTCGCCACTTCCTTTGGTTAGTTTGTCAAACAATCCCACAGTGTCGCCTTTCTCACATTGGTTTAATCTGTTTTGTATTATGATATACAAATCATTAAAAGAAGGTAAACTTCTCTTATTTTAGGCATTTGCCTTGTTTTTAAAGACCCCCAGCAGGACTCAATCTAATGGTGATTCGCTCCTTTTTTACTAACAGTATTGGCATTCTTGTGTCAAGAATTTTAGGCTTCATTCGTGATATTTTAACAGCCTCCATCTTGGGTGCCAATCTTTACAGTGACATTTTTTTTGTCGCCTTCAAACTCCCTAATCTTTTTCGCCGTATTTTCGCCGAAGGGGCCTTTACACAAGCCTTTCTTCCCGCTTTTACCAGGGCAACCAAAAAAGGGTTGTTTGCTGCGAGTGTCTTTTTGAGGTTTTCTTTTTTTATCCTCATACTCACCTTGCTTGTTATGGTATTTGCCCCTTGGTTAACCAAGCTTATTGCCTTTGGCTTTGATGAGGCAACCATAGCCCTGGCGGCCCCGCTCGTTCGTATTAATTTTTGGTACCTTTTACTGATTTATGGCGTTACACTTGCTGCTTCCATGCTCCATTACCGAGGCCACTTTGCCACCACCGCTTTTTCTACGGCTCTTTTAAACCTTGCTATGATTGGTGCCTTGCTTCTCTCTAACACGCAAGACCCCCATCAAGCGGCATGGAATCTCAGCTTTGGCGTCCTAGTCGGCGGGCTTTTACAAGCGCTCACACACCTTATTGCGCTAAAAAAATTCCGCCTTTTAAAGGTCTTTTTAGGAAGCATAGGCCGTCCCAAAAAAAGTGCCACCGAACCCTCTTTTTACCGTAATTTTTTTCATGGGGTCCTGGGTGGAAGCACAGCACAACTTTCTGCCTTTTTGGACACATGGTTAGCCAGTTTTTTAGCCTTTGGAAGCATTAGCTACCTCTACTATGCAAATCGCGTTTTTCAGCTTCCCTTGGCCTTGTTTGCCATCGCCCTTTCTGTGGCCATTTTTCCCAACATCACCAAAGCCCTTAAACGCGAGGGTGAAGAAAAAGCCCGGCGCTTCCTTGAAAAAGGGTTTTGGATTTTGTGCTATTTGCTGTGTGCTGCAACCCTTGGAGGGACTTTACTCTCCCATGAAATTACCTGGCTTTTGTTTGAAAGAGGCTCTTTTGGCGCGAAAGAGACGCTCAATACGGCACTAGTGCTTCAAATGTATTTAGTAGGACTCTTGCCCTTTGGGCTTGCACGCCTTTTTTCCTTGTGGCTATATGCCAACCAGATGCAAGCTAGGGCAGCTAAAATTTCTGCATTTAGCTTAATGGTAAACATTGTGCTTTCACTAGCGCTCATTGGCCCCCTAGAAGCGGCTGGCTTGGCGCTAGCAAGCTCTTTGAGCGGGGTTGTCCTTTTTGCACTCACCGTTCACGCCTATGGCACCCGCGCCTTTTTGGCTATAATGCGCCCACAAAATATCATAGGACTAATAGGGGTACTGCTTGCGACTGGCGCTCTTGTTTGGATAATTAAGGAGATTTTACGTGGTTATTTATGATTCAACGCAAAAGAAAAAAGTTCCTTTTGAGCCCATCAAAACAGGTGAAGCGACCATCTACGTCTGCGGACCCACCGTCTACGATGACGCCCATTTAGGCCATGCTCGTAGTGCCATTGCTTTTGACCTACTCAGGCGTACCCTTGAAGCACTAAACTACAAAGTCACCTTTGTCAAGAACTTCACCGACATTGATGATAAAATCATTGCCAAAATGGACCAAACAGGCCAAAGCCTAGAGACGCTTACTACCCACTACATAGAGCGCTACAAAGAGGACATGCGAGCCTTACATGTAAAGGATGCTTCACTAGAACCCAAAGCCACCCAAAGCCTACCAAGCATGATACGCTTCATTGAAACACTGCTAGCCAAAGGGGCAGCTTACACTCTTGATGACGGAGTTTACTTTGACACCAGCAAGGACGAGGGCTACCTAAGCCTAAGCCATCAACACATCGAAGAAACTAAGGCCCGTGTCGAAGGTAACAGCGCCAAACGCAATCCCAAGGACTTCGCCCTGTGGAAACGCTCCACCCAGGACCCCGTCTTCGATTCTCCTTTTGGCAAAGGACGACCAGGGTGGCACATCGAGTGTTCCGCCATGATTCAAGAACACCTCGCCCATGAAGGCCCCTACCAAATCGACATTCACGCAGGTGGTGCCGACTTACTGTTTCCCCACCACGAAAACGAAGCTGCACAAACCCGTTGCGCCTCAGGCCAACACCTTGCCAAATACTGGATGCACAATGGCTTTGTAACCATCAATGGTGACAAAATGAGCAAGTCTCTTGGCAACAGCTTTTTTGTCAAGGACGCTTTACATGTATACGACGGTGAAGTCTTGCGTTTCTATTTGCTCTCAAGCCATTACCGTGCAGACTTTAACTTTAACGAAGACGACCTACTCTCTTCCAAACGCCGCTTAGACAAGCTGTATCGCCTCAAAAAAAGGCTACAAGGAACAAGTCCTAGCCAAAAAGAAGAACACTTTACATGTAAAGTGCTAGAAGCCTTAAGCGATGATTTGAACATTTCCAAAGCCTTGGCTATTTTGGATGAGATGATTCTCCAAGGCAACGAGGCATTAGATAAAGCACCCAAAGACACAGTACTCAAGCAAACCTTGTTAGCAAACCTTACTTGGATTGAAGAAGTGCTTGGCATTGGATTGCATAGCCCTATTGGTTACTTTCAATTAGGCGTTTCGCAGGGCCAAAAAACCCAGATACAGCAGGCCATTGAAGCCCGCCAAGAAGCCAAAAAAGCTAAAGACTTCGCAAAAGCTGATGCTATCCGTGATGCACTTTTAACCCAAGGAATCCAACTCATGGACACATCAGAAGGAACGCAGTGGGAACGGATCATTGGATAGCCCCTTCTTCAATCGGATTTTTAGCTTTTTTAAGTTACAATCGCGCCAAACTGTAAAAGGAATGGTATGTACGAACTGATTAAAAAAGTGATGTTTCGCTTTCAGCCTGAAACTGCTCACGACATTGTCGAACTAGGTTTGCGTGTAGTAGGCAGCTATACTCCCGCGCTACTTTCACCTTTTGCTTCGACGTTTTTTATCAGTGATGCCAGATTGCATCAGAACCTTTTGGGCACTACTTTTCACAATCCCGTAGGGCTGGGCGCAGGATTTGACAAAAATGCTACGATGCTAAAAGGCCTCACTGCGCTTGGTTTTGGACACATTGAGTTTGGCACCATTACCCCCAAAGCGCAGCCTGGCAACCCCAAACCGCGCTTGTTTCGCTACCCTGAAAAGGAAAGTGTGCAAAACGCCATGGGATTCAACAATGAAGGTCTTGTTAAAGTTAAAAAACGCCTCGAATCTCTTTACCCTTTTGCCACACCCTTGGGGGCTAACATTGGTAAAAACAAAGCCACTACACCCGAAAATGCTCTGGAGGATTACCGTATTCTTATCGAAGGGCTTAAAGATCTGTGTGATTTTATGGTCATTAACGTCTCTTCGCCCAACACCCCAGGCCTTCGTGACCTGCAAAATGAAGCGTTTATTGGCGAACTTTTTACTATGGCTAAAACACTCACCTCTAAACCCATTTTGCTAAAAATTTCTCCCGATATGGAGATGGACGCGGCACTAAAGCTATGTGAATGCGCCATCAATCATGGAGCCCATGGCATTGTCGCAACAAACACCACCACAGAGTACACCCTGCTCCAAGGTGCGCAATCTTTTGGGGGCTTAAGCGGGCGCGTATTGACCCAAAAAAGCAATGCCTTTTTCAAACCCCTTGCGGAAGCCTTTTTTGGTAAAACCGTGCTTATTAGTGTTGGTGGTATCAGCGATGCTGATGAAGCGTATGAGCGCCTACTAGAAGGGGCTAGCCTAGTGCAAGTGTACAGTGCGTTTATTTTTCAAGGCCCCTCTTTAAACAAACGCATCAATGAGGGCATTTTAGCCCGCATGAACCAAGACGGCTTTCACCATATTCAAGAAGCCATAGGCGCTAGACGATGAGACGTTTAGTGCTTGGCGCTTTACTATTCACAGGAGGACTTATGGCAAATTCGTTGCCGCACTTTGAAACTAAAACTTTAAAAAACAACCTGCAAGTTGTTGTTATCCCCATGAACAATGGCACCAATGTCATCACGACTGACATCTTTTATAAGGTGGGGAGCGGAAGTGAAACCATGGGAAAAAGTGGCATCGCTCACATGCTTGAACACCTCAATTTTAAATCCACCAAAAACCTTCGCGCAGGCGAGTTTGACGAAATTGTCAAAGGTTTTGGCGGGGTCAATAACGCCTCTACAGGGTTTGACTACACCCATTATTTCATCAAAAGCTCCACGGGCAACCTTGACACTTCTTTGGGACTTTTTGCCGAACTCATGCAAAACCTAAATCTCAAAGACGAAGAGTTTCAACCTGAGCGCGATGTGGTTTTGGAAGAACGCTTATGGCGCACCGACAACTCCCCGATGGGTTTTTTGTATTTTCGCCTGTTTAACCACGCATACATTTACCATCCTTACCACTGGACACCCATTGGCTTCAAAGATGACATTAAAAACTGGACGATTGAAGACATTCGCACCTTTCATCAAACCTATTACCAACCCGCCAACGCCATTGTTTTGGTGGCAGGTGATGTGGACCCAGAGGTAGTGTTTAAAGCGACCCAAAAACACTTTGAAGCCATCCCAAACACGACGCCCATTCCTCAAAAACACGAGGTTGAACCACCCCAAGATGGCGCAAAACGTGTGGTGATTGAAAAAGAAAGCGAAGTGGAAATGGTCGCTATTGCCTATAAAATACCTGATTTTAAGCATCCCGACCAAGTAGCACTCTCCGCGTTGAGTGAACTTTTAAGCAGTGGCAAAAGTAGCTACCTAAACGACCGACTCATCGACCAAAAAAAGCTTGTCAACCAAGTGTATGCTTTTAGCATGGACAACAAAGACCCCGGTTTGTTTTTATTCTTAGCCGTGTGTAATCCTGGCGTAAAAGCCGAAACGGTTGAAGCAGAGATTTTAGCCATTATTTCGGCTGTTCAAACGGGAAAAATTAGTGATGAAGACGTGCAAAAGGTCAAGACCAACACAAAAGCAGACTTTATTTATTCTCTAGAAAGTTCAAGTGGACTTGCCAACTTGTTTGGTAGTTTTCTTGCCAAGGGCGACATCGCGCCTTTACTTGAGTATGAAGAACATATCAATAAATTAAGCAAAGAAGAGTTGGTGAAAGCAGCCAACACCTATTTTATTCCAAAATACTCCACTACGGTGATATTACGAAAGGATTCACATGAATAACCCACTTATTGGCGCAATGACTGCACTGGTTACTCCCATCAAAAATGGCAAACTTGACGAGGTTGGGTATGCCAAACTTATCCAGCGCCAAATCAATAATGGCATTGACGTAGTGGTTCCTGTGGGAACAACGGGTGAAAGCGCAACGCTCACCCATGACGAGCACCGCCAGTGCATCGAAATAGCCGTCGATACATGTAAAGGCACGAACGTACGTGTTTTAGCAGGAGCGGGTAGCAATGCCACCTTTGAAGCTGTTGGTTTGGCACAATTTGCCGAACAGCATGGCGCCGATGGTATTCTTTCAGTAACACCTTATTACAACAAACCCATGCAAGAGGGGCTTTTCTTGCACTACAAAGCCATCGCAGAGTCTGTGGAGATTCCTGTACTTTTGTACAATGTTCCAGGGCGCACAGGTGTGGATTTGTTGCCTGAGACTATTTACCGACTTTTTAACACGTGCTCTAATATTTACGGGGTTAAAGAAGCCACAGGCTCTATTGAACGCTGCGTGGACTTGCTTGCTCATGAGCCAGCCCTTGCACTCATCAGTGGAGATGACGCCATCAACTACCCTCTTCTTTCTAACGGAGGCAAGGGGGTTATCTCGGTAACTTCCAATCTCCTGCCTGACCAAATTGCTCAGCTGACTCACTTGGCCCTTGAAGAGCACTACGCAAAAGCCAAGGCCCTAAATGATAAACTCTACAACATCAATAAAGCACTTTTTTGCGAAAGCAACCCTATTCCAATCAAAGCAGCTCTGCACATTGCTGGCTTAATCGACACCCTAGAGTTCCGCTTGCCACTTAGTGCACCAAGCAAAGAAAACATGAAAAAAATTGAGACTGTAATGGCTCAATACGATATTAAAGGACTGTAACACATGCAAGGAAAGACTCTCGTTATTAGTGGCGGAACCCGTGGCATTGGACGCGCTATTGTGTTGGCATTTGCCAAAGAAGGTGTCAATGTTGCGTTTACCTACAATTCCAATGCAGAACTCGCCGAAGAACAAGCACAGGCATTAGAAAAAGAGTTTGGCATTAAGGCCAAAGCGTACCCTTTAAACATTCTCCATCCCGAAGAATTTAAAGGCGTTTTTGAAGCTATCGACCAAGATTTTGACCGTGTAGATTTTTTCATCTCTAATGCTATTATTTCAGGGCGCGCCGTTGTGGGCGGATATACCAAATTTATGAAACTCAAACCCAAAGGTATCAACAATATCTTTACCGCGACAGTGAATGCTTTTGTTGTGGGTGCCCAAGAAGCCGCCAAACGCATGGAAAAAGTAGGTGGTGGAAGCATTATCTCCCTCTCCTCCACAGGCAACCTTGTCTACATCGAAAATTATTCGGGCCACGGTACATGTAAAGCGGCGGTAGAAGCTATGGTACGCTATGCAGCTACCGAACTTGGCTCAAAAGGTATTCGCGTTAATGCCATCAGCGGAGGACCTATCGAAACCGACGCTCTGCGTGCGTTTACCAACTACGAAGAAGTAAAAGACAAAACTGCCGAACTCTCGCCTTTAAATCGTATGGGAAAACCCGAAGACATGGCAGGGGCTTGTGTGTTTTTATGCTCCGAAAAAGCCAGTTGGGTAACAGGGCATACACTTATTATTGATGGGGGAACGACCTTTAAATGATGCTTAACCTTCCTAATTTTCTTGCTTTGTTGCGTGTCGTGATGGCCACAGTAATGTTTGTATTTTTAATAGAGCGTGACGCCACCTTTTTCCAAGGTATTCACACAAGCTGGTTGGATTTTTTTGCAGCCTTTGTTTTTGTCCTCGCTGCCGCAACAGATTTTTTCGATGGTTACATCGCAAGAGAATGGAATCAAATGACCAAATTGGGTGCTATTTTAGACCCCCTAGCCGATAAAATGCTTATTTTGGCTGCTTTTTTGGGATTGCTTTTGCTTGACCGCGCCTCTGCATGGGCCATCTATTTGATTTTAACCCGTGAATTTTTTATCACAGGATTACGCGTCATGGCAGCAAGCGAGGGGAAAAATATCGCAGCCTCTATGGCAGGAAAAGTTAAAACTGTCTTTCAAATGATTGCTATTGGTTTGTTGATTATGAATTGGCCTTTAGCGACACTATGCCTCTGGATTGCCGTAGGACTAACGCTTTATTCTGGCTTTGAATACATCATTGGATACACCAAAAATACCAAGGAGGGCACATGCTAATTTCTCTCTTGGTGCTCTCTTTTTTGATTTTTTTTCATGAACTTGGCCATTTTTTGGCTGCGCGTTTTTTTGGTGTCAAGGTGGAGGTTTTTAGCATTGGTTTTGGAAAAAAAATCCTTAAGCGCCGCTGGGGAGAGACGGAGTATTGCCTGAGCGCCATTCCTCTTGGTGGCTATGTGCAAATGAAAGGGCAAGACGACAGCAATCCCACCAACACTAGCCTAGACGCCGATAGTTATGGGGCCAAAACACCCTTGCAACGCATTGCCATTTTGTTTGCGGGACCTTTTGCTAATTTTTTACTGGCTTTTTTGCTTTACATTGCTATTGCCTCCTTAGGTGTTTTGAAGCTTGCTCCCCAGATTGGGGTAGTAAGCGAAGACTCTGCGGCAAGCGCGGCGGGCCTCATGGAAAAAGACCGCATTGTTGCCATCAACGGCACTTCCATTCGCATATGGGATGAAATCAAGCCCATCGTTACCCAAACCCAAGGTTCTATTTCACTCCTTGTGGAACGCGCCGACGAAACCTTGCTACTCTCCCTTACTCCAAAACTTAGCCAAAGCCAAACCCTTTTTGGTGAGGCTATTCAGGAACGGCTTATTGGCATCTCACCTTCTGGCGAAACCGTGACGCTTACTTTTAGGGGCGTACAAAGTCTTGGGTTTGCGTGGCATGAAACAGTGCGCGCTGCGACATTGATTGTGCAGAGTTTGCAAAAAATGATCGAGGGTGTAATTTCTCCTAAGGAGATGGGTGGCGTGATTTCTATTGTCCAGATTACCTCAAGTGCTGCAGATGCAGGTATTGTGACACTATTTATGCTCACTGCTTTGATTTCGGTAAATTTGGGCGTCCTAAATCTTTTACCCATCCCTGCCCTTGATGGCGGCCATATTATGTTTAATCTTTATGAAATTATTATGCGTAAACCTCCCAAAGAAGCGGTGTACATCAAAATGACTTACGTAGGATGGGCGTTGCTTTTGAGCCTGATGGCTTTCACTATCGTCAATGACATCCTACGGCTTTCGGGAGCTTACCAATGAATTTTTATGAATCTACGCTCGATACAATTTTTACACGCATTGAGGCAGTGCGAACGGCTGTCAAT
It contains:
- a CDS encoding enoyl-ACP reductase, whose translation is MQGKTLVISGGTRGIGRAIVLAFAKEGVNVAFTYNSNAELAEEQAQALEKEFGIKAKAYPLNILHPEEFKGVFEAIDQDFDRVDFFISNAIISGRAVVGGYTKFMKLKPKGINNIFTATVNAFVVGAQEAAKRMEKVGGGSIISLSSTGNLVYIENYSGHGTCKAAVEAMVRYAATELGSKGIRVNAISGGPIETDALRAFTNYEEVKDKTAELSPLNRMGKPEDMAGACVFLCSEKASWVTGHTLIIDGGTTFK
- a CDS encoding M16 family metallopeptidase; translation: MANSLPHFETKTLKNNLQVVVIPMNNGTNVITTDIFYKVGSGSETMGKSGIAHMLEHLNFKSTKNLRAGEFDEIVKGFGGVNNASTGFDYTHYFIKSSTGNLDTSLGLFAELMQNLNLKDEEFQPERDVVLEERLWRTDNSPMGFLYFRLFNHAYIYHPYHWTPIGFKDDIKNWTIEDIRTFHQTYYQPANAIVLVAGDVDPEVVFKATQKHFEAIPNTTPIPQKHEVEPPQDGAKRVVIEKESEVEMVAIAYKIPDFKHPDQVALSALSELLSSGKSSYLNDRLIDQKKLVNQVYAFSMDNKDPGLFLFLAVCNPGVKAETVEAEILAIISAVQTGKISDEDVQKVKTNTKADFIYSLESSSGLANLFGSFLAKGDIAPLLEYEEHINKLSKEELVKAANTYFIPKYSTTVILRKDSHE
- the dapA gene encoding 4-hydroxy-tetrahydrodipicolinate synthase, with the protein product MNNPLIGAMTALVTPIKNGKLDEVGYAKLIQRQINNGIDVVVPVGTTGESATLTHDEHRQCIEIAVDTCKGTNVRVLAGAGSNATFEAVGLAQFAEQHGADGILSVTPYYNKPMQEGLFLHYKAIAESVEIPVLLYNVPGRTGVDLLPETIYRLFNTCSNIYGVKEATGSIERCVDLLAHEPALALISGDDAINYPLLSNGGKGVISVTSNLLPDQIAQLTHLALEEHYAKAKALNDKLYNINKALFCESNPIPIKAALHIAGLIDTLEFRLPLSAPSKENMKKIETVMAQYDIKGL
- the cysS gene encoding cysteine--tRNA ligase encodes the protein MVIYDSTQKKKVPFEPIKTGEATIYVCGPTVYDDAHLGHARSAIAFDLLRRTLEALNYKVTFVKNFTDIDDKIIAKMDQTGQSLETLTTHYIERYKEDMRALHVKDASLEPKATQSLPSMIRFIETLLAKGAAYTLDDGVYFDTSKDEGYLSLSHQHIEETKARVEGNSAKRNPKDFALWKRSTQDPVFDSPFGKGRPGWHIECSAMIQEHLAHEGPYQIDIHAGGADLLFPHHENEAAQTRCASGQHLAKYWMHNGFVTINGDKMSKSLGNSFFVKDALHVYDGEVLRFYLLSSHYRADFNFNEDDLLSSKRRLDKLYRLKKRLQGTSPSQKEEHFTCKVLEALSDDLNISKALAILDEMILQGNEALDKAPKDTVLKQTLLANLTWIEEVLGIGLHSPIGYFQLGVSQGQKTQIQQAIEARQEAKKAKDFAKADAIRDALLTQGIQLMDTSEGTQWERIIG
- a CDS encoding quinone-dependent dihydroorotate dehydrogenase, with the protein product MYELIKKVMFRFQPETAHDIVELGLRVVGSYTPALLSPFASTFFISDARLHQNLLGTTFHNPVGLGAGFDKNATMLKGLTALGFGHIEFGTITPKAQPGNPKPRLFRYPEKESVQNAMGFNNEGLVKVKKRLESLYPFATPLGANIGKNKATTPENALEDYRILIEGLKDLCDFMVINVSSPNTPGLRDLQNEAFIGELFTMAKTLTSKPILLKISPDMEMDAALKLCECAINHGAHGIVATNTTTEYTLLQGAQSFGGLSGRVLTQKSNAFFKPLAEAFFGKTVLISVGGISDADEAYERLLEGASLVQVYSAFIFQGPSLNKRINEGILARMNQDGFHHIQEAIGARR
- the pgsA gene encoding CDP-diacylglycerol--glycerol-3-phosphate 3-phosphatidyltransferase, which produces MLNLPNFLALLRVVMATVMFVFLIERDATFFQGIHTSWLDFFAAFVFVLAAATDFFDGYIAREWNQMTKLGAILDPLADKMLILAAFLGLLLLDRASAWAIYLILTREFFITGLRVMAASEGKNIAASMAGKVKTVFQMIAIGLLIMNWPLATLCLWIAVGLTLYSGFEYIIGYTKNTKEGTC